Below is a genomic region from Zea mays cultivar B73 chromosome 9, Zm-B73-REFERENCE-NAM-5.0, whole genome shotgun sequence.
gaacggtaccccgaccacgtgtgtaagctctctaaggcgctctatggacttaagcaagccccaagagcatggtatgaatgccttagagactttttaattgataatgctttcaaggttgggaaagccgatccaactcttttcactaagacttgcgatagtgatctctttgtgtgccaaatttatgtcgatgacataatatttggttctactaaccaaaagtcttgtgaggagtttagcagggtgatgacgcaaaaattcgagatgtcgatgatgggcgagttgaactacttccttgggttccaagtgaagcaactcaaggacggcaccttcatctcccaaacgaagtacacgcaagacttgctgaagcggtttgggatgaaggaagccaagcccgcaaagactccgatggggaccgacggacacaccgacctcaacaaaggaggtaagtccgttgatcaaaaagcataccggtcaatgatagggtctttactttatttatgtgctagtagaccggatattatgcttagcgtatgcatgtgtgctagatttcaatccgatcctaaggagtgtcacttagtggcggtgaagcgaattcttagatatttggttgctacgccttgcttcgggctctggtatccaaaggggtctacctttgacttggttggatactcagattccgactatgctggatgtaaggtcgataggaagagtacatcggggacgtgccaattcttaggaaggtccctggtgtcgtggaactctaagaaacaaacttctgttgccctatccaccgctgaggccgagtatgttgccgcaggacagtgttgcgcgcaactactttggatgaggcaaaccctccgggactttggctacaatctgagcaaagtcccactcctatgtgacaatgagagtgctatccgcatggcggaaaatcctgttgaacacagccgcacaaagcacattgacatccggcatcactttttgagagaccaccagcaaaagggagatatcgaagtgtttcatgttagcaccgagaaccagctagccgatatctttaccaagcctctagatgagaagaccttttgcaggttgcgtagtgagctaaatgtcttagattcgcggaacttggattgaattgtagcatacatgtgtttatgcctttgatcatgttcattctgcattttgttgcttattgtggtgctcaagttgtacaaacattctccagacctcacaagtccttgtgtaagtgatgcacatatttagggggagttctgctacaacttgaccctttgagactaactatatgcttgagtttggttgttttagcctcaaaggaggattgaaaggaaaaggtggacttggaccatacaagacttccactgcactccgatgaaaagagtaactattccaagttcatcttcaaactcttattgcctatttgctcttaattgaagaatttggtgaggcaatggggttaaaggaccaagagtgatcccgttttggtgcttgatgccaaagggggagaaaataaaggccaaagcaatagatggatcagctaccacttgagaaactttgaaaatagtagaatagagcttttgggttgtcaaaactcttgcattgtctgcattgtctcttttgtcaaaagttggcctcttgtggggagaagtgttgattatgggaaatagggggagtttttgaaatctttgatcaatctcttttggaatgactctctttatgcttcaacatgtgtgtttgacttagagatagagatttgagtttgatttgcaaaaacaaaccaagtggtggcaaaggatgatccatatatgccaaaattaaatcaaaataaatttgagttttatttgaagtgatattgcacttgttctagttgctttatgttgagttggcataaatcaccaaaaagggggagattgaaagggaaatgtgcccttgggccatttctaagtattttggtgattgagtgccaacacaagtgcttaaatgtgaatcaatacccatggatggacaaagtgcaaatcaagagtaaaggtatgtttctaagccttagtacattgttttgaggactaatgtattgtgtctaagtgcttgaaacaggagaaatcgagtcagagaaaagttggctgtgtacagccaaaaggttgttcgatctggagcaccggactgtccggtggtgcaccggacagtgtccggtgcgccaggctgactcggcgtgaagtggccgctctcgggaattcgccgacagcgtacggctaaaattcaccggactgtccggtgtgcaccggactgtccggtgagccaacggtcggccgggccaacggtcggtcgcgcgatctgcgcgggacacgtggccgagccaacggctagaagggggcaccggactgtccggtgtgcaccggacatgtccggtgcgccaacggctccaagtctgccaacggtcggcttcgccatttaaggaaggaaatcgggcatcggacactatccggtgtgcaccggactgtccggtgcgcccgacgacagaaggcaaggatggccttccagatttgttctcaacggctcctagctgccttggggctataaaagggacccctaggcgcatggaggaatacaccaagcaaccttagagcattcttgatcatccacactcagtctttgcgcattcgtttgtcattctcagtgattcgagctccgttctagtgagaactttgagatagtcttttgagctcgattcttggccgtgtgtgtgcgcattttgctgtggatttgtgtgtgttgcttctctcccttactccgtgcttctttgtgaacttcaagtgtaagggcgagagactccaagttgtggagattcctcgcgaacgcgataagaaaagaaaagcataacactgtggtattcaagttgatcattggatcacttgagaggagttgagtgcaactctcgtccgttgggacgccacaacgtggagtaggcaaatgttgtacttggccgaaccacgggataaaccactgtgtcttctctgtgttgaactctttgtggttatcgtattgtgcaagatcttctctctagccacttggcattaactgtgctaacgcttaatcaaagttttgtggcttaagtttttaagttttacaggatcacctattcacccccctctaggtgctctcagtatgcagctaacctgagtagggggtgaacttatctactatgcgagtcttaagaatgaagagtcatgactaccatATATGGATTGAACAAATTCTTCTggtgatggttcgaggctatatcCCTAAGCATGTTTGCCTATTGCTTGTAGATTTGAGATATTTCTTTTGCCAGCTTTGTGCAAAGGAGTTATCTCAGATCATGATTGCAAACTTGGATTTGATGCATCATTTGATTCtgcatctcccgtatgaggcacaaATGGAGGGGCCGTGTAGGGACGATGGTGCTATCCAatagagagatgtctaaagactattcaaaAGAAATATAGAAATACATGCAAAATTAAggctccattgcagaggcatacatactagaggaggtgtcaaacttcataaAAACTTACTATGGTAACAAACTTCCGagtgtgcataatccacccctcgTTGCAATGATGGCGAAAATGAATTCGATCCTCAACATTTTTCGAGGGAAACTCGGACACGCAAGTGGTTTGACCACCAAGACCTTGAGACATAAACAGTGgcaccatatcatgctatatctaTTGAACAACCTTGATGAGGTGATGCCTTACATGCAACAATTTCTTGATGAATTTTGGCATCGATCAAGGGATTCAACTCcataggaatatgatacccttcttagatagggcacgggaaatggattgcccaattttatttcctggttcaaactgaAGGTACTGTCCTATCTAGCGCgtacttagtttgtcatttgaagttgttGTTACATGCGAATAATATTACAATCTAGCTTGTTTGAACTTGCATGGTCAAAAAGATCCATCTGAGTGCCGAGttcagacaagtagccaatgactTTGCATATAGGGTCAGGACATTTTCTTGGTATGATGTTAATAGATAccattttcgcacaacaagctacaacCAAAGTCTGCCCAATCAAAAAATGATGTGTTTTAGAGTTTTTACGGTCGaccttgacgaggtcgagtattatatattttttaaatATTTATTTGTAGACAACAACTAATATGCAATTAGGCCTtatgtgcaagcgtgcaagcgAGCCTCCTGGTTCGTTAAATTAAACCCTTTGACACCGGCCCGTGTAGTTTTATAAAAAACCCTAAAAACCATGATTATATCTACGGTTGAATCATGATGTAACGAACCAGGAGGCTCACTTGCAGGCTTGCACATAAGGGCAGATTACATATTGGTTGTTGTCTTATTTGTAATACTATATGAACTATCTTGTTAAGTGGATTTTGATAATATAATGGCATGAACCTATAGGATTATCACATTTTCTCTATACAAATTTTCTGTGAGGAAATAAAGGGTAGTTTGAATACCTCTCTCCCTTATACTTTTATTATTTATATTATTAGTGGATTTTGATAATATAATGACATGAACATATAGGATTATCACATTTTCGCTATATCGATTTCTCTTTGAGGAAATAAAGAGTAGTTTGAATACATCTCTCCCCTGTACTTTTTGTTAGAAACTCATGATTAGAGATGGCAACCGATATGTACTCGATGAGTAGTTCTTATCCATACATATATCCGTGAGATAAAATTATAAAAAAATTCATACCCACTTACTAGTATGAAATTATAATCACACCCGCATAGGTTAAAAAATATATCAGGTAACCAAAAATCGATTAGATATCCACTAAACACATATCAAATAACATAAATCTAATAACTATATGTGAGTAAATAAAAGATGAAAATACAATGAATAATGTAGAAACATTGATCATTCTTTTAgctaatatatatttatatatacttaaTTGAGTAGATTATATATAAGTGAGGCGACTATAAATTATTCGGTGGCTACACAGATATAGttaggggtgtttggttagaggcaCTAAAGATTaatctctagtttttagtctcatttagtccctTTTTTGTCAAACATTaagactaaaatatggactaaaatgatttagtctttagtccttcacatagatgctaaaagagactaaaagccTACATGAGTGTATTCTAAGAGCATTTGAGTCTTTGGACAATGTATTTAATGACTTTAGAATCTATTTAGTCCTTATAACCAAACAAGTAGGGACTAagagtctgtttggttgggctgtggctgtgaaaaaagttgatgtgggctgtgagctgtggaaaaaactgttgtaggctgtaagctgttaaaaagctaaaaatcgtttggcgaaaccactaaaagtcgttaaaaattcttcggtatatgttttcacagttccatccgaaaagccatTAAAAGCAGGTCTatgggtgctttcagatttgcactacgagaaagttgGCTTTTAGAAAAAACTGCTTCCTGAATCcacccctttggttggcttttagcTTTTAGGgggaaaagccaaagccaaaagtcaaacaaaACACACCCTAAAGTTTAGTCCTCCTAAGACTAATTAAAACCAAACATGAACTTAGGGCATGTTTGGATCGCAGCCtcacttgccacactttgcctaacttttctgcctaaggttagttcttcaattcaaacgactaaccttaggcaaagtgtggcatagttagccacgaaccaaacaggcccttagtatATCTGAACCAGCTTATCCGTTGAGTATAACTTCTGCCGGATATATAAATTTCAGGTACCCATCGCCTTGTATACACGTGACAGCCTGACAGGTTCCAGAATATACTAGCGCGCCCGCCCTTGCGCGAAGTACTACACCAGTAGTACAGAGCTGAAAAGATCCCTTTCCGTCCACTCCTTTGGTCTCAAATCCTCAATCATGCCCGGAATTTTGTACCAgctcgtcgtcgccgccgccatCTGCGCCCTCTCCAGCGGCAGCATCGCGGTCGCCTCAGGTTTGAATGCGACCGACTCGTTCCTCGTCTGCCTCGTCGGCGCGGGCGTCCCGCCGCGCCTCCTTCAGACCCCGGCGTCCCCGTCGTACTCCACGACGCTGCTCTCCTCCGTACGCAACCTCCGCTACGTCACGTCGGACATTCAGCGGCCGGTCGCCATCGTGGCCGCCACCGAGCCAGCCCACGCGCAGGCGGCCGTACGCTGCGGCCGCCGCCACGGCGTCCGCGTCCGCGCCCGAAGCGGCGGGCACGACTACGAGGGCCTATCCTACGCCTCCCTCGACCCCGGCGAGCGCTTCGCCGTGCTCGACCTCGCCGCTTTCCGTGACGTCCGCGTCGACTCCGCGCGCGCCGAGGCGTGGGCTGGATCGGGGGCCACGCTCGGCGAGGTCTActatgccgtcgccgccgccagcCGCGTGCTCGCGTTCCCCGCTGGGATCTGCCCCACTGTCGGCGTAGGAGGACACCTCAGCGGCGGCGGCTTCGGCACGCTGATGCGCAGGTACGGCCTCGCTGCGGACAACGTCATTGACGCCGTCCTCGTTGACGCCGACGGGAGGCTGCTGAACCGGACCACCATGGGGGAGGACCTGTTCTGGGCCATCCGCGGTGGCGGCGGGGAGAGCTTCGGTGTCGTACTGTCTTGGAAGCTCCGCCTCGTGCGCGTGCCGGAGACAGTCACCGTGTTCACCGTGCGCCGGTCAATAAACCAGTCCGCCTCGCACCTCATCACCAAATGGCAGGCAATCGCGCCGGCGCTGCCCAGTGACCTCATCCTCCGAGTCGCCGTCCGGAGCCAGCACGCGCGGTTTGAGGCACTGTTCCTCGGCCGCTGCAGCCGCCTCCTTGAGCACATGCGAGTTCACTTCCCCGACCTTGGCGTCACCCAATCGGACTGCGAGGAGATAAGCTGGATCCAGTCCACCGTGTACTTCGCCTTCTACTCGAGCTCCAAGCCACTGGAGCTGCTCCTGGACAGGAGCGGCGAGACGCCCAGATACGTCAAGGCCAAGTCCGACTACGTGCAAGAACCCATCCCACGGCACGTGTGGGAGAGAACATGGTCATGGCTGGAGAAGCCCGAGGCCGGGCTGCTCATCCTGGACCCCTACGGCGGCCGGATGGGCAGCATCTCTCCGTCAGCGACGCCGTTCCCGCACCGGAAGGGGAACCTGTACAACCTCCAGTACTACTCGTATTGGTTCGAGAATGGCACTGCGGCATTGGAGAAGCGGATGAGCTGGGTCAGGGGGCTGTACGAGGAGATGGAGCCGTATGTGTCCAAGAACCCAAGAACTGGATATGTCAACTACAGGGACCTGGATCTTGGGACGAACGAGTTGGAGGACAATGTGACTAGCTACGCCAGGGCGAGGATCTGGGGGGAGAAGTATTTCAAAGGCAATTTTGAGAGGCTGGCAGCTGTGAAGGCCATGGCGGATCCTAATGACTTCTTCAGGAATGAGCAGAGCATCCCTCCTCTTCCCGCTGCAAAAGGATGGGGCTCCATTTGAGTGGTCGTTTGTTTCGTAGCTTTGTGGTGGTGGATTTCTTGTCTACGTTTGTGAATTGTGATCACGGCTGAGGATTTGCATGGGTGAAGTGTAGAATGCACTATTGTATTCCGTGTTCTGTTGAGCTGAGTTCTCTTTGATTTGTTTTTAATCCTCATTTTAGTTCGGGGTACAAATTATTATTAGTGGACGAATAGTGATATTTTGGTTTCGGTGAGAGGCAGGCAGGCAGCAGCGAGTGCACGGCACAGTGGTCAGTGGCTGACCAAGCGGGCCGCCCTCCCAGCACACGAGCCTCAAGTCGCTCGCCACGAACACACACAAAACAGAACAACCACATCCCTCGTGGTCTGAACACAGGCGTTCTTCAACCTCGGGGCTGCGGAGCCGCCTCTTGGCCTCTTCTTGTTCCTATTCGTTCTCGCCTAGTAGGCTACTAGGCTGGAGCAGAACGGAGAACCAGAGACAAGGAGGTTATTCGGACACAGAAACTCCTCTCTCGGTAAGCATGAAACCCTACCCAAGTGCCGTCTGATTGTAATTGAGCGAGCTTTCTTGAGCGGGTGCGTGAGCAATCGAACCCCCTTTCTCTGTTCCCTCCATCGCCGCGTGGAGGAGGGCGGTGCTGATTGATTCTTCTCCGGACCTCGATTGTATTGATTTCCTGCTTTCTCCGTCGCTACCGTACCACCCACGCAAGCAAGGAAGCAAATCACCCAATAGGATCCGTTACTACTTTTAGTAGCGATTTTTCTACTTATATACTCCTCCTGCCTCTATCTTTCCTTGCATCTTCGTGAGAATTTGGAAATCAGGCTTCAATCCCTAGCCGCACATTGCGACGCCGCGTCCTCCTTGCCTCCGTGCCGCATCCGCAGGCCGTAGCGTCGTGCCCGTGTCCTCCCGACTCTCGGTCCCGGCCTCCCCGCCGCGTCCGCGTCCGCAGCGCCGCGCTCGCGTCCTCTCGGTCCCGGCCTCCGTGCTGCATCTGCAGCGCCGCCTCCACTCCACCGGCACCGGGTGGTGGGCGTCGTGTCGCCGTCCGCCGCCACACGCCCGCGCCAGAAGCGGGAGCTGTCCGCCGCGTCTTCATCTAGGACTGGAAGTCTGTGAAACCGCcgacgacgacgccgccgctGCCATCTGCCATCACCGCCGAGGACGCTGTCGCTGCCCACAGAGGACGGCAGGACGCCGCTAGCATCGTCAATCTGTAAGATTTTAGTCGTTTCTAATGGTGCCTGGGGTTGGATTGGATGCTGGCTCCGCCACTGATTGGAATTGAGAAAAAAAATATAGGCCTTGGGACATGGAGCAGAGGAAGGAAGCTTGAGAAGCAGGATAGCAGACGTACCACCACGGCTATGGGGAGGCCAAGCAGGGGGAGGCAGCGCATCGAGATCCGCCACATCGAGGATGGCGGCCGGCTGCAGGTCACCTTCTCCAAGCGCAAGTCTGGCCTGCAAAAGAAGGCCTCCGAGCTCTTTCTGCTCTGCGGCTCGCCCGTCGCCATCGTCATC
It encodes:
- the LOC100276794 gene encoding Berberine bridge enzyme-like 18 precursor; this encodes MPGILYQLVVAAAICALSSGSIAVASGLNATDSFLVCLVGAGVPPRLLQTPASPSYSTTLLSSVRNLRYVTSDIQRPVAIVAATEPAHAQAAVRCGRRHGVRVRARSGGHDYEGLSYASLDPGERFAVLDLAAFRDVRVDSARAEAWAGSGATLGEVYYAVAAASRVLAFPAGICPTVGVGGHLSGGGFGTLMRRYGLAADNVIDAVLVDADGRLLNRTTMGEDLFWAIRGGGGESFGVVLSWKLRLVRVPETVTVFTVRRSINQSASHLITKWQAIAPALPSDLILRVAVRSQHARFEALFLGRCSRLLEHMRVHFPDLGVTQSDCEEISWIQSTVYFAFYSSSKPLELLLDRSGETPRYVKAKSDYVQEPIPRHVWERTWSWLEKPEAGLLILDPYGGRMGSISPSATPFPHRKGNLYNLQYYSYWFENGTAALEKRMSWVRGLYEEMEPYVSKNPRTGYVNYRDLDLGTNELEDNVTSYARARIWGEKYFKGNFERLAAVKAMADPNDFFRNEQSIPPLPAAKGWGSI